Proteins encoded within one genomic window of Mesobacillus subterraneus:
- a CDS encoding DUF3892 domain-containing protein, which yields MEQEQLVAIHKNNAGEIISFQTSTGRIISYRKALLEANTGTISGVDIHEEANGTTSLVSADGTGFEQYPDIY from the coding sequence TTGGAACAGGAACAATTGGTTGCCATACATAAAAATAACGCTGGTGAAATCATCAGTTTCCAGACATCAACTGGAAGAATCATTTCCTACCGTAAAGCTTTGCTGGAAGCTAATACAGGAACAATTTCAGGAGTCGATATCCATGAAGAGGCAAATGGAACGACTTCTTTAGTTTCAGCAGATGGAACCGGTTTCGAACAATATCCTGATATTTACTAA
- the cspD gene encoding cold-shock protein CspD has protein sequence MQNGKVKWFNNEKGFGFIEVEGGDDVFVHFSAIQGDGYKSLEEGQEVSFEIVEGNRGPQAANVVKL, from the coding sequence ATGCAAAACGGTAAAGTAAAATGGTTCAACAATGAAAAAGGTTTCGGTTTCATCGAAGTAGAAGGCGGAGACGATGTATTCGTTCACTTCTCAGCTATTCAGGGCGACGGCTATAAGTCACTGGAAGAAGGTCAGGAAGTTTCTTTCGAAATCGTCGAAGGAAATCGTGGGCCACAAGCTGCTAACGTAGTAAAACTATAA
- a CDS encoding sulfurtransferase — MQNHVDSEWLNEHLGDKNIRVVDCRFKLGSPEEGRLQYEQSHIPGAVYFDLEKDLSGTVGEHGGRHPLPETNLFKERLQDAGIDNETSVIVYDGKEGAFASRFWWLLKYVGHEKVYILNGGFDAWEKSGYPTDHSVPHYETAKYIVSENHDMLASYEEVKNIALKGSGSAVLIDSRESKRYLGIEEPIDRVPGHIPTAINMPWMEGYENGIFKPSSEQEKRFAGLNPNQPVIVYCGSGVTATPNFIALKEAGFKNVRLYAGSYSDWVSYKENPVSRNECNSGENSALQ, encoded by the coding sequence GTGCAAAATCATGTAGATTCTGAATGGCTCAATGAGCATCTTGGAGACAAGAATATAAGAGTTGTCGATTGTCGTTTCAAGCTAGGGAGTCCTGAGGAGGGCAGGCTTCAATATGAACAAAGTCATATCCCTGGTGCGGTTTATTTCGATCTCGAAAAAGACTTGTCCGGCACAGTCGGGGAGCATGGAGGCAGACATCCGCTTCCTGAAACAAATCTATTTAAAGAAAGGCTGCAGGATGCCGGGATTGATAATGAAACATCGGTTATTGTTTACGACGGCAAGGAGGGAGCATTCGCCTCTAGGTTTTGGTGGCTTCTTAAATACGTTGGGCATGAAAAGGTGTATATCCTGAACGGAGGCTTCGATGCATGGGAGAAGTCAGGCTACCCTACTGATCATTCCGTCCCCCATTATGAGACTGCTAAATACATTGTCTCAGAAAATCATGATATGCTGGCTTCCTATGAAGAGGTGAAAAATATCGCACTAAAAGGGTCGGGAAGTGCGGTCCTTATTGATTCACGGGAAAGTAAAAGGTACCTGGGGATCGAGGAGCCAATCGATCGTGTTCCAGGCCATATTCCAACAGCGATCAATATGCCTTGGATGGAAGGCTATGAGAATGGAATTTTTAAACCTAGTAGTGAACAGGAAAAAAGATTCGCAGGACTCAACCCTAATCAGCCTGTTATTGTTTATTGTGGTTCCGGAGTGACAGCTACACCGAATTTTATCGCTCTAAAAGAAGCTGGTTTCAAAAATGTCAGGCTTTATGCAGGCAGCTATAGCGATTGGGTTTCTTACAAGGAAAATCCAGTTTCCAGGAATGAATGTAATTCTGGCGAAAATTCAGCTCTTCAATGA
- the sspL gene encoding small, acid-soluble spore protein L gives MSKKGNRGTKAPGVNPQGYGQDVEFAEEPKSKLENAAKKKNTK, from the coding sequence ATGAGTAAAAAGGGAAACAGAGGGACAAAGGCACCTGGTGTAAATCCACAAGGCTACGGACAGGATGTTGAATTTGCGGAAGAACCAAAGTCGAAGCTGGAAAATGCCGCTAAGAAGAAGAATACAAAATAA
- a CDS encoding zinc-finger domain-containing protein, whose protein sequence is MTRIKILAEVETLLKTYCNGCFLKKHHRQEHGKRAAHRFCINECTVGEKIKNCGQKL, encoded by the coding sequence TTGACGCGTATTAAAATCCTTGCTGAGGTTGAGACATTGCTAAAAACTTATTGCAATGGATGTTTCCTGAAAAAGCATCATCGGCAAGAACATGGAAAAAGGGCTGCCCACCGGTTCTGCATTAATGAGTGCACCGTTGGGGAAAAAATAAAAAATTGCGGGCAAAAACTGTAG
- a CDS encoding divergent PAP2 family protein: MNKGAVIAISSIGLAQALKIPFHYAKTLEWKPDLFLASGGMPSSHSAGVSSLTTYVALTKGVRSVEFALSLVYGIIVMYDAQGIRRQTGELTLKVNDLDELIDKIHEDDPVEFEEKSPDPLKEMLGHQPKEVLGGALFGMAMGFAGYLLTKKR; this comes from the coding sequence ATGAATAAAGGTGCAGTTATTGCAATTTCAAGTATTGGCCTTGCTCAGGCCTTAAAAATACCGTTTCATTACGCAAAGACACTGGAGTGGAAACCAGATTTGTTTTTGGCTAGCGGCGGTATGCCAAGTTCCCATTCTGCTGGTGTTTCATCTTTAACAACATATGTTGCTCTAACAAAAGGTGTACGTTCGGTTGAATTCGCGTTGTCGCTCGTGTATGGCATCATTGTCATGTATGATGCCCAGGGGATAAGGAGACAAACCGGAGAACTGACTTTAAAAGTTAATGATCTTGATGAATTAATTGATAAAATTCACGAGGATGACCCTGTGGAGTTTGAAGAAAAGTCTCCAGACCCATTAAAGGAAATGCTCGGCCATCAGCCAAAAGAGGTACTTGGCGGCGCACTTTTTGGAATGGCTATGGGATTTGCTGGATATCTGTTAACAAAAAAACGGTAG
- a CDS encoding DUF6123 family protein, with the protein MRTVEDYLLHLKSKGFQLREDAVGFIFFGQQYTNSTDELTNTAIEITLKAQKGFDGSFYISLLETFASNKIHSRKAALQYVEKIELLTV; encoded by the coding sequence GTGCGGACAGTTGAAGATTACTTGCTTCATTTGAAGAGCAAAGGGTTCCAGTTGCGTGAGGACGCCGTCGGCTTTATTTTTTTCGGACAGCAATATACGAATTCCACCGATGAGCTAACAAATACAGCCATTGAAATTACCCTTAAGGCTCAAAAAGGTTTTGATGGAAGCTTTTATATTTCGTTGCTTGAAACGTTCGCTTCTAATAAAATTCATTCCCGTAAAGCAGCATTACAATATGTTGAAAAAATCGAGCTTTTGACCGTCTGA
- a CDS encoding dynamin family protein encodes MGHTIAQQDQKLLGKILSLYNLMNTNNDEDTAEKVKELGRKAVEEEFSIAFCGHFSAGKSSMINKLIGDNILPSSPIPTSANLVRIKSGSEYAKVIFKDGGSRLYPAPYDYDTVKTYCKDGEQIQAIEISHNGADFLEQAVIMDTPGIDSTDDAHRIATESALHLSDIVFYMMDYNHVQSELNFLFTKELTDAGKELYLIINQVDKHQDAELSFNQFKQSVEDSFADWGVKHAGIFYTSLKYPESAHNQFQELRSFIMERKGKRKEILPVSIFKSLEKLSEDHQVSLHQDVAEKIDHSEMILEGISDSERLQLSAELDKIRMHIEKIQVERDPEREFREGLTDILKNAYLMPFQTRELAEAYLQSRQPDFKVGLLFSKQKTEQERSARLENFYQDMEDKVKSQLDWHIKDFLSKLFKKHNLSQTELQSAANGFNIVFQKELLSEAVKTGARLSGDYVLHYTNDVAEALKNLARRKLDPIKELFINHVKGHDDEEVNELLIKEENLEKLLSAWKSLDSIQGNLSKQRRLVSEILYGEPAEYREEDFLIFKAVEDKPEVILNKDFDSVSQTREKAIPSAEVPVEQAGNGIEQFHENLQQLVRKMNFTSEQIEAIPGLKKIARELKGKAVRLEEREFTVALFGAFSAGKSSFANALVGERILPVSPNPTTAAINKIKPVTTEHPHGTVIVKIKSDDELLKELDRSLGLFGKNISDFERAIDQINSLKSEDSGYSAAEKTHYSFLQAFAKGFSSFKNSFGEKLLVDLESFRGYVAEEEKSCFVEWIEVYFDCELTREGITLVDTPGADSINARHTGVAFDYIKNSDAILFVTYYNHAFSKADREFLIQLGRVKDTFELDKMFFIVNAVDLANSEEEQEAVLEYVEGQLVQYGIRKPHLFPVSSLKGLNAKLENESGGDQLFNEFENAFYTFIANDLMNMAVEAAEAKWRQAVGTIEEMINSAEEDKAAKADKREKLLSEKEEMLSVLSQKKSAVLEERLTLEADELTYYIRQRVFIRFGDFFREAFNPALLKDDGRNMKKALESALDELIESIGYDLAQEMRATSLRTEAFIIRILKEFQDALLKELVKINSTVSISATDNGPLNGMEFETAYQSVDRTKFKKTLGMFKNPKSFFEKNEKKLMADELEKLLHEPAGEYLEAENARLKNHYQPEMVREFVKVQEDISEQIIEYYEGITSALEDNFSIDTVKTALVNIKNFQ; translated from the coding sequence ATGGGCCATACTATTGCACAGCAAGATCAAAAGCTTCTTGGAAAGATTCTATCTTTATATAATTTAATGAATACAAATAACGATGAAGATACAGCTGAAAAAGTAAAGGAATTGGGACGGAAAGCAGTTGAGGAGGAATTTTCAATCGCTTTTTGCGGACACTTCTCTGCAGGGAAATCGAGCATGATCAACAAACTGATTGGCGATAACATCCTGCCGTCAAGCCCAATCCCAACCAGTGCGAATTTGGTGCGGATCAAATCAGGCTCTGAATATGCCAAGGTCATCTTTAAGGACGGCGGGTCCCGTCTGTATCCGGCTCCGTATGATTATGATACGGTCAAAACCTACTGCAAGGATGGCGAACAAATCCAGGCTATTGAAATCAGCCATAACGGAGCTGATTTCCTCGAGCAGGCAGTCATTATGGATACACCGGGAATTGATTCTACAGATGATGCCCATCGCATAGCGACTGAATCGGCGCTCCATCTGTCAGACATCGTCTTTTATATGATGGATTATAATCATGTTCAATCGGAACTTAATTTCCTTTTTACAAAGGAATTAACAGACGCAGGAAAAGAACTTTACTTAATTATTAACCAGGTTGATAAACATCAGGATGCAGAATTGTCATTTAATCAATTTAAGCAAAGTGTTGAAGATTCTTTTGCTGATTGGGGAGTAAAGCATGCAGGGATTTTTTATACGTCGTTAAAATACCCTGAATCAGCACATAACCAGTTTCAAGAGCTTCGATCATTTATCATGGAGCGGAAAGGCAAGAGAAAAGAAATACTGCCCGTTTCAATTTTCAAGTCGTTAGAAAAGCTTTCGGAGGACCATCAGGTGAGTCTTCATCAGGATGTTGCTGAAAAAATAGATCATTCTGAAATGATACTGGAAGGTATTTCAGACAGTGAGCGACTACAGCTTTCAGCTGAACTCGATAAAATAAGAATGCATATCGAAAAAATTCAAGTTGAAAGGGACCCTGAACGGGAATTCCGTGAGGGGCTGACGGATATCTTAAAGAACGCCTATCTTATGCCTTTCCAGACAAGGGAACTGGCCGAGGCTTATCTGCAGTCAAGGCAGCCAGACTTTAAGGTGGGTTTATTATTCTCAAAACAGAAAACAGAACAGGAACGCTCAGCTAGATTGGAAAATTTTTATCAAGACATGGAGGATAAAGTAAAATCGCAGCTTGACTGGCATATCAAGGACTTTTTATCAAAGCTTTTCAAGAAGCATAATTTATCGCAGACCGAGCTGCAGTCAGCAGCAAATGGTTTCAATATCGTGTTCCAAAAAGAACTGCTCTCGGAAGCCGTTAAAACTGGTGCAAGACTATCAGGGGACTATGTCCTCCATTATACAAATGATGTCGCTGAAGCATTGAAGAATCTTGCAAGGAGAAAACTTGATCCGATTAAGGAACTGTTCATCAACCATGTTAAAGGTCATGATGATGAGGAGGTAAATGAACTTCTCATAAAAGAAGAGAATCTCGAGAAACTTTTATCTGCGTGGAAATCGTTGGATTCCATTCAGGGAAACCTTTCCAAGCAACGGAGACTTGTATCGGAAATTCTTTATGGTGAACCGGCAGAATATAGAGAGGAAGACTTCCTTATCTTTAAAGCGGTCGAAGACAAGCCGGAAGTGATTTTAAATAAGGACTTTGATTCCGTAAGCCAAACTAGAGAAAAGGCTATTCCATCCGCAGAAGTTCCAGTAGAGCAAGCTGGGAATGGAATAGAGCAATTTCACGAGAATCTGCAGCAGCTGGTCAGGAAAATGAATTTCACATCTGAACAGATTGAAGCGATACCTGGCTTGAAAAAAATCGCCCGTGAATTGAAAGGTAAAGCTGTCCGTTTAGAAGAAAGAGAATTTACTGTAGCCTTGTTTGGTGCATTCAGTGCAGGTAAATCCTCTTTCGCGAACGCTCTGGTAGGTGAGCGGATATTGCCAGTATCACCCAATCCGACAACTGCTGCCATAAATAAAATTAAACCGGTGACAACTGAACATCCTCACGGGACAGTCATTGTCAAAATCAAAAGTGATGACGAATTGCTGAAAGAATTGGACCGATCATTAGGATTATTCGGCAAGAACATATCTGATTTCGAGCGAGCGATCGATCAAATCAATAGTCTTAAATCTGAGGATAGCGGTTACAGTGCGGCAGAAAAGACGCATTACTCATTCCTGCAAGCCTTTGCCAAGGGCTTCAGCAGTTTTAAAAACAGCTTCGGTGAAAAGCTATTGGTGGATCTTGAATCATTCAGAGGGTATGTTGCAGAAGAGGAGAAATCCTGTTTTGTTGAGTGGATTGAGGTTTATTTTGATTGTGAGCTTACAAGAGAGGGAATAACCCTTGTTGATACACCAGGTGCTGATTCAATCAATGCCCGCCATACTGGGGTGGCTTTCGATTATATTAAGAATTCAGATGCTATTTTATTTGTAACCTACTATAACCACGCGTTCTCAAAAGCTGATCGTGAGTTCCTGATACAGCTTGGCAGGGTCAAGGATACGTTTGAACTTGATAAAATGTTCTTCATAGTCAATGCCGTCGATTTAGCGAATTCGGAGGAAGAACAGGAAGCAGTTTTAGAGTATGTTGAGGGCCAGCTTGTTCAGTATGGCATCAGGAAGCCGCATTTATTTCCTGTTTCCAGTTTGAAGGGCCTAAATGCGAAGCTGGAAAATGAGTCTGGCGGAGACCAGCTATTTAATGAATTTGAAAATGCGTTTTACACCTTCATAGCCAATGACCTGATGAATATGGCTGTTGAGGCCGCTGAGGCAAAATGGAGGCAGGCAGTTGGTACGATTGAGGAAATGATCAACTCTGCAGAAGAAGACAAGGCAGCGAAGGCTGATAAACGAGAAAAACTCCTATCCGAAAAGGAAGAAATGCTGAGTGTCTTATCACAAAAGAAATCAGCAGTACTTGAAGAACGATTGACCCTTGAAGCAGATGAATTGACTTATTACATTCGTCAGCGTGTCTTCATCCGTTTCGGCGACTTTTTCAGGGAGGCGTTCAATCCTGCGCTATTGAAGGATGATGGACGCAATATGAAGAAGGCGCTAGAATCAGCGCTCGATGAGTTGATTGAAAGCATTGGATATGACCTGGCTCAGGAGATGAGAGCAACGTCGCTAAGGACCGAAGCATTTATTATCCGGATCTTGAAAGAGTTCCAGGACGCACTGTTAAAAGAACTAGTGAAAATTAACTCTACAGTGTCCATTTCTGCAACAGATAATGGTCCGCTTAATGGAATGGAATTTGAAACAGCCTATCAAAGCGTTGACCGAACTAAGTTTAAAAAAACCCTTGGTATGTTTAAGAATCCTAAATCCTTCTTTGAGAAGAATGAAAAAAAATTAATGGCGGATGAACTTGAAAAGCTTTTACATGAACCTGCAGGTGAGTACCTTGAAGCAGAGAATGCCAGGCTGAAGAATCATTATCAGCCAGAAATGGTTCGGGAGTTTGTAAAAGTTCAGGAAGATATTTCAGAGCAGATCATAGAGTATTATGAAGGAATTACGTCTGCACTTGAAGATAATTTTTCTATTGATACTGTTAAAACGGCACTAGTAAATATTAAAAACTTTCAATAA
- a CDS encoding DMT family transporter — protein sequence MKASTFADLSLLFVALIWGATFVLVQNAISFLEPQSFNAVRFAFAAILLGLWLLFFEKDQLKKLDQKLLLSGIMLGFWLFIGYAFQTLGLLYTTSSKAGFITGLSVVLVPLLLLGILKQRPSLNSIAGVSAATAGLYLLTMSDVSSLNIGDGFVLICAAGFALHIVFTGKYSSSFPTLLLTMVQIATVAALSAISAVLFEDWQKAFNPDVIFSANVMIALVVTSVLATALAFFIQTNFQKHTTATRVALIFAMEPVFAAITAYFWADERLTYSALVGCALIFAGMIFAELPSGRFESFIRKVFPKKEADSKA from the coding sequence ATGAAAGCATCAACCTTCGCGGATTTAAGCTTACTATTCGTAGCCCTCATCTGGGGCGCAACTTTTGTTCTTGTACAAAATGCAATTTCATTTCTTGAGCCACAATCCTTTAACGCAGTCCGCTTTGCCTTCGCAGCAATTTTGTTAGGACTCTGGCTTTTGTTTTTTGAAAAAGACCAGCTAAAAAAGCTGGATCAGAAATTACTATTATCTGGGATCATGCTGGGTTTCTGGCTGTTCATCGGCTATGCTTTCCAGACATTAGGTTTGCTTTATACGACCTCATCCAAGGCGGGCTTTATCACGGGTTTGAGCGTTGTCCTTGTTCCATTGTTATTGCTCGGAATCTTAAAACAGCGGCCCAGTTTGAACTCGATAGCTGGTGTTTCAGCCGCAACTGCAGGCCTTTACCTGTTAACTATGTCAGATGTGTCCAGCCTGAATATTGGTGACGGCTTCGTTCTAATATGTGCCGCAGGATTTGCATTGCACATTGTTTTCACCGGAAAATACAGCAGCAGCTTTCCGACACTCCTTTTGACGATGGTCCAAATTGCAACTGTCGCGGCTTTGTCTGCAATATCAGCTGTTCTTTTTGAGGATTGGCAAAAAGCATTCAATCCTGACGTCATCTTTTCAGCGAATGTCATGATTGCCTTGGTCGTTACTTCTGTATTGGCGACTGCTCTCGCTTTTTTTATCCAGACGAATTTTCAGAAACACACAACTGCCACTCGAGTTGCCTTAATTTTTGCAATGGAACCAGTTTTTGCGGCAATCACGGCTTACTTTTGGGCTGATGAACGTCTAACATACAGTGCTCTGGTCGGTTGTGCGCTCATTTTTGCCGGGATGATATTCGCAGAATTGCCCTCTGGCAGATTTGAAAGCTTTATTCGTAAGGTCTTCCCAAAAAAAGAGGCTGATTCTAAAGCGTAA
- a CDS encoding HD-GYP domain-containing protein produces MKKTTPSTLTSLTDQQIDALLDTIRNGNAIQDYTPQIAVNKKLDNISKKIDDASMQMEEIFDIVAKTGVVPVSEIKNDIMPVIRQAAEIPHIYHLFYELKTQDEYTYRHTVCVGIISTLIGKWLNLDESELHDLALGATLHDIGKARIPVNILNKPGRLTREEYNEMKRHTVYGYRMLKDIPELNERVALIALQHHEREDGGGYPFSLRSEKIDELAKIVAIADVYHAMSSSRVYHQAEPFHIVISQMQNDVFGKFDPKIMLVFLFRIMDSLVGRRVLLSDGEEGTILMVDPFEPLRALIKTGDTLVDLRLNRGLRISRVINDSIVGV; encoded by the coding sequence ATGAAGAAGACCACTCCATCGACGTTGACGTCCTTAACTGATCAGCAAATTGACGCATTATTGGATACTATCAGGAATGGCAATGCCATTCAGGACTACACACCACAGATCGCAGTAAATAAGAAGCTTGATAATATTTCAAAAAAAATTGATGATGCCTCCATGCAAATGGAAGAAATTTTCGATATCGTGGCAAAGACAGGCGTTGTTCCTGTGAGCGAAATCAAGAATGACATCATGCCTGTCATCAGGCAGGCAGCAGAAATTCCCCATATCTATCACCTTTTCTACGAGCTGAAAACACAGGATGAGTATACCTACAGGCACACAGTCTGTGTTGGCATCATCTCTACATTGATAGGGAAATGGCTTAATTTAGATGAATCGGAGCTGCATGACCTTGCTTTGGGAGCGACACTCCATGATATAGGAAAAGCTCGTATCCCTGTCAACATCTTGAACAAGCCAGGCAGGCTTACACGTGAAGAATACAACGAAATGAAACGCCATACAGTGTATGGATACCGAATGTTGAAGGATATTCCGGAACTAAATGAAAGAGTCGCGCTGATTGCTCTGCAGCACCATGAACGTGAGGATGGGGGAGGGTATCCTTTCAGCCTTCGCAGTGAGAAGATAGACGAGCTTGCAAAAATCGTCGCCATTGCGGATGTGTACCATGCGATGTCATCTTCAAGGGTCTATCATCAGGCGGAACCTTTCCATATTGTTATTTCCCAGATGCAAAACGATGTATTCGGAAAATTCGACCCGAAGATCATGCTCGTTTTCCTGTTTAGGATCATGGACAGCCTTGTCGGAAGACGTGTTCTCCTTAGCGATGGAGAAGAAGGGACAATCCTGATGGTTGATCCATTCGAGCCGTTAAGGGCACTGATCAAAACGGGTGATACACTCGTTGACTTGCGTCTTAATCGCGGTTTGCGGATTTCGAGAGTAATAAATGATTCCATTGTAGGGGTATAA
- a CDS encoding class I SAM-dependent methyltransferase, giving the protein MSTFNWEMESEKQWDSMAASWNSRSRGMWETGSRKDIVPFIKQYVPAGSLVCDLGCGDGTGSEKLAEAGYDVTGIDVSEEMLERARMNPRNEQSTFCKATLSDCGSPDNFFDAVMAINSIEWTDNPYLSLKETSRIVKPNGFVCIGILGPTAGPRTNSYRRLYGEEVICNTIMPWELERLAHETGWEKAGELGVYKKAAEQLSLDSLPVELQQALSFMWVFMFQVTK; this is encoded by the coding sequence ATGAGTACTTTCAATTGGGAAATGGAATCTGAAAAACAGTGGGACAGTATGGCTGCCTCGTGGAATTCGAGAAGCAGGGGAATGTGGGAAACTGGAAGCCGCAAGGATATAGTGCCATTCATCAAGCAGTATGTTCCGGCTGGTTCCCTGGTTTGTGATTTAGGCTGCGGAGATGGAACAGGTTCGGAAAAGTTGGCAGAGGCAGGCTATGATGTGACGGGTATTGATGTATCTGAGGAGATGCTGGAGAGAGCCAGAATGAATCCGCGGAATGAGCAAAGTACTTTCTGTAAAGCTACCCTGTCAGATTGCGGAAGTCCTGATAATTTTTTTGATGCCGTAATGGCAATCAATTCAATAGAGTGGACAGACAATCCCTATCTATCTCTGAAAGAAACGTCCCGTATCGTAAAGCCAAATGGTTTTGTTTGCATAGGTATTCTTGGACCAACGGCAGGGCCGAGGACGAACAGCTACAGAAGGCTTTATGGAGAAGAAGTAATCTGCAACACAATCATGCCATGGGAGCTAGAAAGGCTTGCTCATGAAACTGGCTGGGAAAAAGCAGGTGAATTAGGAGTATATAAAAAAGCGGCTGAGCAGCTTTCACTTGATTCATTGCCAGTAGAGCTTCAGCAGGCATTATCATTTAT
- a CDS encoding reverse transcriptase-like protein, with protein MFEVYIDGASAGNPGPSGAGIFIKGEGEVFRYSIPLGVMSNHEAEYHAFIKALEICLENGFKVVSFRTDSQLVNAAVEKEFVKNKLYAPLLEEALMLASQFDLFFMKWIPSSENKTADDLARKAVRSNIMKGTEN; from the coding sequence TTGTTCGAAGTATATATTGATGGAGCAAGTGCTGGCAACCCAGGACCAAGCGGTGCTGGCATTTTTATAAAAGGAGAAGGGGAGGTTTTTAGATATTCCATTCCTCTTGGTGTCATGTCAAATCATGAAGCTGAATATCATGCATTTATAAAAGCATTGGAAATCTGCCTTGAAAATGGTTTTAAAGTTGTCTCCTTCCGAACGGATTCACAGCTTGTCAATGCAGCGGTTGAGAAAGAATTTGTCAAAAACAAACTATACGCACCCCTTTTGGAGGAAGCATTAATGCTTGCCAGTCAATTTGACCTCTTCTTCATGAAATGGATTCCATCGAGTGAAAATAAAACAGCTGACGATTTAGCAAGAAAAGCGGTAAGGAGCAATATCATGAAAGGAACCGAAAACTAA
- a CDS encoding reverse transcriptase-like protein — protein sequence MRYKLEWEYKAKGINPILFSSDFLDGEHALQAGEELEKSGRVGQISFIDEIGTLWTVKEMRRLLAEVEEEPHDLTVFFDGGFDNYNHKAGLGTIIYFKQGKKKYRLRANEVFDELETNNEAEYAALYFALTILEEMGVRNMSCDIKGDSQVVLKQLEGEWPCYEETLNRWLDRIEKKIKELGLYPKYNPVGRKENKEADKLATQALQGKMINSKMQIL from the coding sequence ATGAGATATAAATTGGAGTGGGAATACAAAGCCAAAGGAATAAATCCCATCCTCTTCAGCTCGGATTTTCTTGATGGCGAGCATGCACTCCAGGCTGGTGAAGAATTAGAAAAATCGGGTAGAGTTGGACAAATTTCATTCATAGATGAAATCGGTACTTTGTGGACAGTGAAGGAAATGCGAAGGCTGCTTGCAGAAGTAGAAGAAGAACCACATGACCTTACCGTTTTTTTTGACGGCGGTTTTGATAATTATAATCATAAAGCAGGACTCGGAACCATAATCTACTTCAAACAAGGAAAGAAAAAGTACAGATTGCGTGCCAATGAAGTTTTCGATGAACTTGAAACGAATAATGAAGCAGAATACGCTGCTCTTTACTTTGCCTTAACCATCCTTGAAGAAATGGGTGTCCGCAACATGAGCTGCGATATAAAAGGTGATTCCCAGGTTGTTTTGAAGCAGCTCGAAGGAGAGTGGCCTTGCTATGAAGAAACTCTCAACCGCTGGCTTGACAGAATCGAGAAGAAAATCAAGGAACTTGGCTTGTATCCGAAGTACAATCCAGTAGGAAGGAAAGAAAATAAAGAAGCGGATAAACTGGCCACGCAGGCATTGCAGGGTAAAATGATCAACAGTAAGATGCAAATATTATAA
- the mntR gene encoding transcriptional regulator MntR, with product MPTPSMEDYIEQIFILIEQKGYARVVDIAEALSVHPSSVTKMVQKLDKDQFLVYEKYRGLVLTPKGYKTGKRLVDRHELLEQLLKVIGVKEENIYNDVEGIEHHLSWDAIDRIGDLVQFFEEDKSRIQELREIQKKNEEE from the coding sequence ATGCCAACACCTAGTATGGAAGATTATATTGAACAAATATTTATATTAATAGAACAAAAAGGATATGCCCGGGTAGTGGATATCGCGGAGGCATTATCGGTCCATCCCTCCTCAGTTACGAAAATGGTTCAAAAGCTTGATAAAGACCAGTTCCTGGTTTACGAGAAATACCGGGGACTAGTGCTGACACCAAAAGGATACAAAACCGGCAAAAGGCTGGTTGACCGTCATGAACTGCTCGAGCAATTGTTGAAGGTGATCGGCGTAAAAGAGGAAAATATCTATAATGATGTCGAAGGTATCGAACATCATTTGAGCTGGGATGCAATCGACAGAATTGGAGACCTTGTTCAGTTCTTTGAAGAGGATAAATCCCGTATACAAGAATTAAGGGAAATTCAAAAAAAGAATGAAGAAGAATAA